One Microplitis mediator isolate UGA2020A chromosome 3, iyMicMedi2.1, whole genome shotgun sequence DNA segment encodes these proteins:
- the LOC130664410 gene encoding protein retinal degeneration B isoform X4, whose translation MLIKEYRIPLPLTVEEYRIAQLYMIAKKSREESKGVGSGVEIKVNEPYKDGPGGNGQYTHKIYHVGSHLPGWFKSLLPKTALQTQEEAWNAYPYTKTRYTCPFVEKFSVEIETYYFPDNGHQENVFKLSGSDLRNRIVDVIDVVKDQLIGADYVKEEDPTLYVSEKTGRGPLTESWLEDYWAEVKGKSQPTASGKSLMCAYKLCKVEFRYWGMQTKLEKFIHDVALRKTMVRAHRQAWAWQDEWIGLTMEDIREIERETQLALQRKMAAAEAAERGETVDGYEDDHNDTNGAVSTPQDPTDVAKTLAATLGSIEKNEDPQSPPSIRKPSDIPVINTARSSEGDLSPEDSPTAVLAPGLKIEDKAETKKVWKHGSHSMHSPSSAKSFDIQIANWRMESIVRESESGSEDEFFDCQAAGIVVPEIRTEDFGDNTSLAKWSSLDLLNDKEDSLSPTAPTSSTGVSSNKRNDSIFSHSYLQRVASERSGKRIHIRPSASIDLSCPASPQHSPTHQPCRTTVLLIVMHAGSVLDANVDLSAKKSDITTFRGAFESVMRQHYPSVVGHIAIRFVSCPSICTEGLGILSSLSPYSFDVSPSCVDSPQVTNDTIPIGSIPLLACSSSDYQDAVSKIITGANQVFAEFIKSDEGRGFAGQISFIGDSVGSILTYDALCRSVQYQSRHDSENSILENDNQNTGDNSLGSCEDGKHLTAPLPRRRSSSTSDSSQCKLEFEVSEFFMFGSPLALVLAYRKISSSNDKSTAISRPLVNQVYNLFHPTDPVAARLEPLISARFSQLPPVNVARYQKYPLGNGQPYHLLEAIQTNPQLFTDGLNAPNTPLHHLRRMSDISIQSTMSGLIDNVPLQAVSSLTHKWWGNKRIDYALYCPEGLANFPTNALPHLFHASYWESSDVIAFILRQIGRFDLPMLGGEEKDLACFRPGQPREKWNKKRTSVKLKNVAANHRANDVIVREGAPQILIARFMYSPIDVIALTGEKVDIHVMKDAPAGEWTYLSTEVTDKNGRITYRIPDDKALSYGLYPIKMVVRGDHTSVDFFMAVIPPNTECVVFSIDGSFTASMSVTGRDPKVRAGAVDVVRHWQELGYLIIYITARPDMQQQKVVSWLSQHNFPHGLVSFADGLSRDPLGHKAAYLNNLIQEHGVIIHQAYGSSKDIAVYTAVNLKPRQIVIVGKVSKKHQSLATVLSEGYAAHLTQLQAYGGSRPAQGNARMVIPRGQFGLPGLNSSLRRRS comes from the exons ATGCTTATTAAGGAGTACAGGATACCACTTCCTCTTACTGTTGAGGAATACCGAATCGCTCAGCTTTATATGATAGCA AAAAAATCACGTGAAGAAAGCAAGGGCGTTGGTAGCGGAGTCGAGATAAAAGTTAATGAACCGTACAAAGATGGACCCGGAGGAAACGGACAGTAtactcataaaatttatcatgtaGGAAGTCATTTACCTGGTTGGTTCAAGAGTTTATTACCTAAAACAGCGTTACAGACCCAGGAGGAAGCTTGGAATGCTTATCCCTACACAAAAACTCGTTACACGTGTccatttgttgaaaaattttccgtTGAAATAGaaacttattattttcctGACAACGGACATCaagaaaatgtattcaaaTTGTCTGGTAGTGATTTGCGTAATCGAATTGTCGATGTTATTGATGTGGTTAAGGATCAGCTTATTGGTGCGGATTACGTTAAAGAGGAAGACCCGACGCTGTATGTATCAGAGAAAACCGGACGTGGACCGCTCACTGAGTCGTGGCTTGAAGATTATTGGGCAGAAGTTAAa GGAAAATCGCAACCTACGGCATCGGGGAAGTCACTGATGTGCGCTTACAAACTTTGTAAGGTCGAGTTCCGTTACTGGGGCATGCAGACCAAGCTGGAGAAATTTATTCACGATGTGG CGTTACGGAAAACTATGGTACGAGCGCATCGTCAAGCGTGGGCATGGCAGGATGAATGGATAGGACTGACAATGGAGGACATAAGAGAAATAGAAAGAGAAACACAATTGGCATTACAGCGAAAAATGGCTGCCGCTGAAGCCGCTGAACGTGGGGAGACTGTCGATGGCTACGAGGATGACCACAATGATACTAATGGAGCGGTATCAACTCCACAGGATCCAACAGACGTTGCTAAAACACTGGCTGCGACTTTGGGTAGCATTGAGAAAAATGAAGACCCTCAAAGTCCCCCGTCCATTCGAAAACCTTCGGACATTCCTGTCATCAATACGGCTCGGAGTTCTGAAGGCGACTTAAGTCCCGAAGACTCTCCTACTGCCGTCTTAGCACCCgg cTTGAAGATCGAAGATAAAGCGGAAACTAAAAAAGTTTGGAAGCACGGCAGTCATTCAATGCACTCACCCAGTTCCGCGAAAAGCTTCGACATCCAAATTGCTAATTGGCGCATGGAGAGCATCGTCCGTGAATCTGAGTCGGGAAGCGAGGATGAATTTTTTGATTGCCAAG CCGCTGGGATTGTTGTACCTGAGATACGCACAG aagACTTTGGTGACAATACATCTCTGGCCAAGTGGAGCTCGCTGGACCTCTTAAATGACAAAGAAGACTCGCTGTCACCCACGGCACCAACATCCTCAACTGGAGTGTCTTCTAACAAACGAAACGACAGTATATTTTCTCACTCGTATCTCCAGCGTGTCGCGAGTGAACGAAGCGGGAAAAGAATTCATATACGGCCGTCAGCAAGCATAGATCTGTCATGTCCAGCGTCACCGCAACACTCGCCAACTCATCAGCCCTGTCGTACAACGGTTTTGCTGATAGTGATGCACGCTGGCAGTGTCCTTGACGCCAATGTTGATTTGTCCGCTAAAAAATCCGACATCACAACATTCCGCGGTGCCTTTGAATCTGTCATGCGTCAGCATTATCCCAGTGTCGTTGGACATATCGCCATAAGATTTGTCTCATGTCCGTCAATTTGCACTGAAGGTCTTGGTATTTTATCCAGTTTAAGTCCTTACAGCTTTGATGTATCGCCGTCTTGTGTTGACTCTCCCCAAGTTACCAATGACACTATTCCTATTGGATCAATTCCTCTGTTAGCTTGCTCATCATCTGACTATCAAGACGCTGTGTCGAAAATAATAACCGGCGCAAACCAAGTATTTGCCGAATTTATTAAGTCTGACGAAGGCCGCGGTTTCGCGGGTCAAATATCTTTCATAGGTGACTCTGTTGGTTCGATATTAACTTACGACGCGCTATGTCGCTCTGTACAGTATCAATCCCGTCATGACAGTGAAAATAGTATTTTAGAAAACGACAATCAAAATACCGGTGATAATAGCCTCGGGAGTTGTGAAGACGGTAAACATTTAACCGCACCTCTACCAAGAAGACGTTCCTCATCAACGAGCGACTCGTCACAATGTAAACTTGAGTTTGAAGTAAGCGAATTCTTTATGTTCGGTAGTCCGCTGGCGCTAGTACTTGCCTATCGTAAAATATCTTCGAGCAATGACAAAAGTACTGCGATATCAAGACCACTTGTCAATCAAGTCTACAATCTATTTCATCCAACTGATCCAGTTGCCGCTCGCTTGGAGCCTCTTATTTCCGCGAGATTCTCACAGTTGCCTCCGGTCAACGTCGCACGCTATCAAAAATATCCACTAGGCAACGGACAACCTTATCATTTAC TCGAAGCCATTCAAACAAATCCACAATTGTTTACTGATGGATTGAATGCTCCAAACACGCCACTCCACCATTTAAGAAGAATGTCTGATATATCGATCCAAAGCACTATGTCAGGTCTTATTGATAATGTACCTTTGCAAGCAGTTTCTTCat TAACACACAAGTGGTGGGGAAATAAAAGAATAGATTACGCACTCTACTGCCCAGAAGGTCTTGCAAACTTTCCAACAAACGCATTACCGCATTTATTCCACGCAAGTTACTGGGAGTCATCAGACGTTATTGCCTTCATATTAAGACAAATCGGTAGATTTGATTTGCCGATGCTCGGCGGTGAAGAAAAAGATTTAGCTTGTTTCCGTCCAGGTCAGCCGAGAGAAAAGTGGAATAAAAAACGAACCTCTGTTAAACTTAAG AATGTCGCCGCGAATCATCGAGCAAATGACGTAATTGTTCGCGAAGGCGCTCCGCAAATATTGATCGCGCGATTTATGTACAGTCCCATAGACGTTATCGCATTGACTG GTGAAAAAGTTGACATCCATGTGATGAAAGATGCACCCGCTGGAGAATGGACATATCTATCAACAGAAGTAACAGATAAAAATGGCCGAATCACTTACAGAATTCCTGATGACAAAGCATTGTCTTATGGTCTCTATCCTATTAAAATGGTTGTgag agGCGATCATACGtctgttgatttttttatggcTGTAATACCCCCGAATACTGAGTGTGTGGTATTTAGTATCGACGGATCATTTACCGCGAGTATGAGCGTCACGGGAAGAGATCCCAAAGTCCGTGCTGGTGCTGTTGATGTCGTcag acACTGGCAAGAGCTCGGGTATCTCATAATCTACATAACAGCGCGACCAGATATGCAGCAGCAGAAAGTTGTGTCCTGGTTATCGCAGCACAACTTTCCTCACGGTTTAGTCTCCTTTGCGGACGGTCTCTCCCGAGATCCTCTGGGTCACAAAGCCGCGTACTTGAACAATCTGATACAAGAGCACGGAGTAATAATTCACCAGGCGTACGGTAGCAGTAAAGACATTGCCGTTTACACGGCAGTAAATCTTAAGCCGCGTCAGATAGTAATTGTCGGTAAAGTGTCCAAGAAACATCAGTCACTGGCGACTGTCTTAAGTGAAGGGTACGCCGCTCATTTAACTCAACTACAGGCTTACGGGGGATCAAGACCTGCTCAGGGTAACGCGAGAATGGTGATCCCACGCGGGCAATTTGGTCTCCCGGGTTTAAACTCCTCTTTGCGGCGAAGAAG ttaa
- the LOC130664410 gene encoding protein retinal degeneration B isoform X3 — MLIKEYRIPLPLTVEEYRIAQLYMIAKKSREESKGVGSGVEIKVNEPYKDGPGGNGQYTHKIYHVGSHLPGWFKSLLPKTALQTQEEAWNAYPYTKTRYTCPFVEKFSVEIETYYFPDNGHQENVFKLSGSDLRNRIVDVIDVVKDQLIGADYVKEEDPTLYVSEKTGRGPLTESWLEDYWAEVKGKSQPTASGKSLMCAYKLCKVEFRYWGMQTKLEKFIHDVALRKTMVRAHRQAWAWQDEWIGLTMEDIREIERETQLALQRKMAAAEAAERGETVDGYEDDHNDTNGAVSTPQDPTDVAKTLAATLGSIEKNEDPQSPPSIRKPSDIPVINTARSSEGDLSPEDSPTAVLAPGLKIEDKAETKKVWKHGSHSMHSPSSAKSFDIQIANWRMESIVRESESGSEDEFFDCQAAGIVVPEIRTEDFGDNTSLAKWSSLDLLNDKEDSLSPTAPTSSTGVSSNKRNDSIFSHSYLQRVASERSGKRIHIRPSASIDLSCPASPQHSPTHQPCRTTVLLIVMHAGSVLDANVDLSAKKSDITTFRGAFESVMRQHYPSVVGHIAIRFVSCPSICTEGLGILSSLSPYSFDVSPSCVDSPQVTNDTIPIGSIPLLACSSSDYQDAVSKIITGANQVFAEFIKSDEGRGFAGQISFIGDSVGSILTYDALCRSVQYQSRHDSENSILENDNQNTGDNSLGSCEDGKHLTAPLPRRRSSSTSDSSQCKLEFEVSEFFMFGSPLALVLAYRKISSSNDKSTAISRPLVNQVYNLFHPTDPVAARLEPLISARFSQLPPVNVARYQKYPLGNGQPYHLLEAIQTNPQLFTDGLNAPNTPLHHLRRMSDISIQSTMSGLIDNVPLQAVSSLTHKWWGNKRIDYALYCPEGLANFPTNALPHLFHASYWESSDVIAFILRQIGRFDLPMLGGEEKDLACFRPGQPREKWNKKRTSVKLKNVAANHRANDVIVREGAPQILIARFMYSPIDVIALTGEKVDIHVMKDAPAGEWTYLSTEVTDKNGRITYRIPDDKALSYGLYPIKMVVRGDHTSVDFFMAVIPPNTECVVFSIDGSFTASMSVTGRDPKVRAGAVDVVRHWQELGYLIIYITARPDMQQQKVVSWLSQHNFPHGLVSFADGLSRDPLGHKAAYLNNLIQEHGVIIHQAYGSSKDIAVYTAVNLKPRQIVIVGKVSKKHQSLATVLSEGYAAHLTQLQAYGGSRPAQGNARMVIPRGQFGLPGLNSSLRRRSKETTVSSPARNNVYLKRKVYLTHI, encoded by the exons ATGCTTATTAAGGAGTACAGGATACCACTTCCTCTTACTGTTGAGGAATACCGAATCGCTCAGCTTTATATGATAGCA AAAAAATCACGTGAAGAAAGCAAGGGCGTTGGTAGCGGAGTCGAGATAAAAGTTAATGAACCGTACAAAGATGGACCCGGAGGAAACGGACAGTAtactcataaaatttatcatgtaGGAAGTCATTTACCTGGTTGGTTCAAGAGTTTATTACCTAAAACAGCGTTACAGACCCAGGAGGAAGCTTGGAATGCTTATCCCTACACAAAAACTCGTTACACGTGTccatttgttgaaaaattttccgtTGAAATAGaaacttattattttcctGACAACGGACATCaagaaaatgtattcaaaTTGTCTGGTAGTGATTTGCGTAATCGAATTGTCGATGTTATTGATGTGGTTAAGGATCAGCTTATTGGTGCGGATTACGTTAAAGAGGAAGACCCGACGCTGTATGTATCAGAGAAAACCGGACGTGGACCGCTCACTGAGTCGTGGCTTGAAGATTATTGGGCAGAAGTTAAa GGAAAATCGCAACCTACGGCATCGGGGAAGTCACTGATGTGCGCTTACAAACTTTGTAAGGTCGAGTTCCGTTACTGGGGCATGCAGACCAAGCTGGAGAAATTTATTCACGATGTGG CGTTACGGAAAACTATGGTACGAGCGCATCGTCAAGCGTGGGCATGGCAGGATGAATGGATAGGACTGACAATGGAGGACATAAGAGAAATAGAAAGAGAAACACAATTGGCATTACAGCGAAAAATGGCTGCCGCTGAAGCCGCTGAACGTGGGGAGACTGTCGATGGCTACGAGGATGACCACAATGATACTAATGGAGCGGTATCAACTCCACAGGATCCAACAGACGTTGCTAAAACACTGGCTGCGACTTTGGGTAGCATTGAGAAAAATGAAGACCCTCAAAGTCCCCCGTCCATTCGAAAACCTTCGGACATTCCTGTCATCAATACGGCTCGGAGTTCTGAAGGCGACTTAAGTCCCGAAGACTCTCCTACTGCCGTCTTAGCACCCgg cTTGAAGATCGAAGATAAAGCGGAAACTAAAAAAGTTTGGAAGCACGGCAGTCATTCAATGCACTCACCCAGTTCCGCGAAAAGCTTCGACATCCAAATTGCTAATTGGCGCATGGAGAGCATCGTCCGTGAATCTGAGTCGGGAAGCGAGGATGAATTTTTTGATTGCCAAG CCGCTGGGATTGTTGTACCTGAGATACGCACAG aagACTTTGGTGACAATACATCTCTGGCCAAGTGGAGCTCGCTGGACCTCTTAAATGACAAAGAAGACTCGCTGTCACCCACGGCACCAACATCCTCAACTGGAGTGTCTTCTAACAAACGAAACGACAGTATATTTTCTCACTCGTATCTCCAGCGTGTCGCGAGTGAACGAAGCGGGAAAAGAATTCATATACGGCCGTCAGCAAGCATAGATCTGTCATGTCCAGCGTCACCGCAACACTCGCCAACTCATCAGCCCTGTCGTACAACGGTTTTGCTGATAGTGATGCACGCTGGCAGTGTCCTTGACGCCAATGTTGATTTGTCCGCTAAAAAATCCGACATCACAACATTCCGCGGTGCCTTTGAATCTGTCATGCGTCAGCATTATCCCAGTGTCGTTGGACATATCGCCATAAGATTTGTCTCATGTCCGTCAATTTGCACTGAAGGTCTTGGTATTTTATCCAGTTTAAGTCCTTACAGCTTTGATGTATCGCCGTCTTGTGTTGACTCTCCCCAAGTTACCAATGACACTATTCCTATTGGATCAATTCCTCTGTTAGCTTGCTCATCATCTGACTATCAAGACGCTGTGTCGAAAATAATAACCGGCGCAAACCAAGTATTTGCCGAATTTATTAAGTCTGACGAAGGCCGCGGTTTCGCGGGTCAAATATCTTTCATAGGTGACTCTGTTGGTTCGATATTAACTTACGACGCGCTATGTCGCTCTGTACAGTATCAATCCCGTCATGACAGTGAAAATAGTATTTTAGAAAACGACAATCAAAATACCGGTGATAATAGCCTCGGGAGTTGTGAAGACGGTAAACATTTAACCGCACCTCTACCAAGAAGACGTTCCTCATCAACGAGCGACTCGTCACAATGTAAACTTGAGTTTGAAGTAAGCGAATTCTTTATGTTCGGTAGTCCGCTGGCGCTAGTACTTGCCTATCGTAAAATATCTTCGAGCAATGACAAAAGTACTGCGATATCAAGACCACTTGTCAATCAAGTCTACAATCTATTTCATCCAACTGATCCAGTTGCCGCTCGCTTGGAGCCTCTTATTTCCGCGAGATTCTCACAGTTGCCTCCGGTCAACGTCGCACGCTATCAAAAATATCCACTAGGCAACGGACAACCTTATCATTTAC TCGAAGCCATTCAAACAAATCCACAATTGTTTACTGATGGATTGAATGCTCCAAACACGCCACTCCACCATTTAAGAAGAATGTCTGATATATCGATCCAAAGCACTATGTCAGGTCTTATTGATAATGTACCTTTGCAAGCAGTTTCTTCat TAACACACAAGTGGTGGGGAAATAAAAGAATAGATTACGCACTCTACTGCCCAGAAGGTCTTGCAAACTTTCCAACAAACGCATTACCGCATTTATTCCACGCAAGTTACTGGGAGTCATCAGACGTTATTGCCTTCATATTAAGACAAATCGGTAGATTTGATTTGCCGATGCTCGGCGGTGAAGAAAAAGATTTAGCTTGTTTCCGTCCAGGTCAGCCGAGAGAAAAGTGGAATAAAAAACGAACCTCTGTTAAACTTAAG AATGTCGCCGCGAATCATCGAGCAAATGACGTAATTGTTCGCGAAGGCGCTCCGCAAATATTGATCGCGCGATTTATGTACAGTCCCATAGACGTTATCGCATTGACTG GTGAAAAAGTTGACATCCATGTGATGAAAGATGCACCCGCTGGAGAATGGACATATCTATCAACAGAAGTAACAGATAAAAATGGCCGAATCACTTACAGAATTCCTGATGACAAAGCATTGTCTTATGGTCTCTATCCTATTAAAATGGTTGTgag agGCGATCATACGtctgttgatttttttatggcTGTAATACCCCCGAATACTGAGTGTGTGGTATTTAGTATCGACGGATCATTTACCGCGAGTATGAGCGTCACGGGAAGAGATCCCAAAGTCCGTGCTGGTGCTGTTGATGTCGTcag acACTGGCAAGAGCTCGGGTATCTCATAATCTACATAACAGCGCGACCAGATATGCAGCAGCAGAAAGTTGTGTCCTGGTTATCGCAGCACAACTTTCCTCACGGTTTAGTCTCCTTTGCGGACGGTCTCTCCCGAGATCCTCTGGGTCACAAAGCCGCGTACTTGAACAATCTGATACAAGAGCACGGAGTAATAATTCACCAGGCGTACGGTAGCAGTAAAGACATTGCCGTTTACACGGCAGTAAATCTTAAGCCGCGTCAGATAGTAATTGTCGGTAAAGTGTCCAAGAAACATCAGTCACTGGCGACTGTCTTAAGTGAAGGGTACGCCGCTCATTTAACTCAACTACAGGCTTACGGGGGATCAAGACCTGCTCAGGGTAACGCGAGAATGGTGATCCCACGCGGGCAATTTGGTCTCCCGGGTTTAAACTCCTCTTTGCGGCGAAGAAG TAAGGAGACAACGGTCAGCTCACCAGCTCGCAACAACGTGTACTTAAAGCGGAAAGTCTACCTTACCCACATCTAA